The following proteins are encoded in a genomic region of Triticum dicoccoides isolate Atlit2015 ecotype Zavitan chromosome 1B, WEW_v2.0, whole genome shotgun sequence:
- the LOC119349939 gene encoding F-box/LRR-repeat protein 14-like — YDSSYDAHSMEVYDFCCESLMDLRLAHIETWPEAGLRVLLGKCKALEKLFLEYVHALNDNDMIALSRSCSNLKSISLWLNLQRYSSDVSYCETRTSFTDNRLYALALNCRMLQMVDLSFTGCDDGWPSEIGFTQEGFLVLIQSCPIRVLVLNKANFFDDEGMKALSSSPHLETLELILCRAVTDVGMRFIAHTPCLSNVTIRMRPNVTDVGVAKLEDAQKLESLVIESCGEVSLLAAQCVAKSVQYSSECSNALMKKTGLGGY, encoded by the coding sequence TATGACTCCTCGTACGATGCTCACAGCATGGAGGTATACGATTTCTGCTGTGAGAGTTTGATGGATTTAAGGTTGGCGCATATTGAAACTTGGCCAGAAGCAGGACTTCGAGTTCTCCTAGGGAAGTGTAAAGCATTGGAGAAGCTTTTCCTTGAGTATGTTCATGCCCTAAATGACAATGACATGATTGCATTATCTCGGAGCTGCAGCAACCTTAAAAGCATCTCACTTTGGCTCAACCTGCAGCGCTACTCGAGTGATGTCAGCTATTGCGAGACCAGGACGTCATTTACTGATAACAGACTTTACGCTCTAGCCCTCAACTGTCGTATGCTTCAGATGGTAGACCTCAGCTTTACAGGATGTGATGATGGCTGGCCATCAGAAATAGGATTCACACAAGAGGGTTTTCTGGTGCTCATTCAGTCTTGCCCAATTCGTGTTCTCGTTCTCAACAAGGCCAACTTCTTTGATGACGAGGGGATGAAGGCCCTCTCATCCTCACCTCATCTGGAGACACTCGAGCTTATATTGTGTCGTGCGGTAACTGATGTTGGGATGCGCTTCATTGCGCACACCCCATGCTTGAGTAATGTCACAATTCGGATGCGTCCTAACGTCACTGATGTGGGAGTGGCTAAACTGGAAGATGCACAGAAGTTAGAGTCTTTGGTCATCGAGTCTTGTGGTGAGGTCTCTCTGCTAGCTGCGCAATGTGTTGCCAAGTCAGTTCAGTACTCCAGCGAGTGTTCAAATGCCCTTATGAAGAAAACTGGTCTTGGCGGCTATTGA